Below is a window of Poseidonibacter antarcticus DNA.
ATAAATAAGACATTAAACCTTTTGCTTCCAAAATATAAAACTCAAAATATTGAAATTATAAAAGATATTGAAGATGTTGAAATTATCTCTTTAGAAAATGAAATTATACAAGTGTTAATAAATATCTTAAATAATGCAAGAGATGAACTAATTAAATATAAACAAAGAAGATTGATTTTTATAAAAACATATAAAAAAGAAAATTCTTTAATCCTTGAAATTAAAGATAATGCAAAAGGTATAAACAAAGATATTATAGACAAAATCTTTGATCCATATTTTACAACAAAAAAAAATTCTGAAGGTACAGGAATAGGTTTATATATGAGTAAAGATATTTTAACAAAGCTTTTAGATACACAAATAGATGTTCAAAATGAAACTTATACTTATGATAATATTGAATATACTGGGGCAAAATTTATAATAAAACTTAAATTATAAATATTTGAACTAACATAAAATCACTATTAGAAAACTATACTTATATTATAATTTAACAAATAACGTATATTGAGTTTTAAGGAGATAAGAATGAAAACAATAGCAATAACAGGTTCAACTGGATTTGTTGGTACAAATTTAAGAAGGGTATTTGAATCTAAAGGATTTAAAGTTTATGGAATAAAAAGAGATGAATTAAACAATAGTGAAAAACTAATATCTATAATTGAAGAAGCAAATATACTTATAAATTTAGCAGGTGCAAATATAATACATAGATGGACACCCAAATATAAAAAACTTTTAGAAAGTAGTCGTTTAGATACTACAAATGCATTAATTGAAGCAATAAGTCAAGCAGAAAATAAACCAGAAGTTTTTATTTCTACTTCTGCTGTTGGAATATATAAGAACAAAGCATGTTATGATGAAGAATCTTTTGAGTATGAAAATAACTTTTTAGCAAATCTTTGTAAATCATGGGAAAACATAGCTCTTAAAGCAGAAAAACTAGGCGTACGAACTGCTATTTTTAGATTTGGGATTGTCCTTGGAGAAGGGGGAGCTTTAGCAAAAATGCTTCTGCCTTTTAAACTTGGGCTTGGAGGGATTATTGGTGATGGTAAACAATACTTTTCTTTTATTCATATAGATGATTTAATAAATGCTTATGAATATGTATATGAAAATAAACATTGTAGAGGAATTTATAATCTAACAGCACCAACACCTACAAATAATTGTGACTTTACAAAAACATTAGGGAAAGCACTTAATCGTCCAACAATCATTCCTGTTCCAGAATTTGTATTCAATCTAATATTTAGTCAAGGAGGAGAAGTTTTAACACACGGACAGTGTGCTAAACCCAAAAGACTATTAGATCAAGGTTTTGAATTCAAGTATGAAAATATAACTGAAGCACTCAACAATTTAATAAAAAAGAAATGATTATGAAAACATTTGAAAAAGTAATCTTAATAAATTGTGATATTCAAGAGCTTTTTGATTTTCATATAAATATGAAGAATTTAGAAGCAATAACTCCTTTAAATGTAAAACTAAAACTATTAAATAAAGACTTTACTCCACATCTTGGTGGAGTAATTAAAATACAAACTATTAAAAATTTTATCCCAACTAATTGGGAAGTAAAAATAGAAAAATTAGAAAGTCCAAATCTACTTGTAGATTTAGCATTAAAATCACCTTTCAGATTTTGGGAACATTCTCATATTTTCACAAAAAAAGGCTCACATTGTGAGCTTAAAGATGTAGTTAAATATAAATTACCTTTTGGAAAATTTGGAGAACTATTTGATTTTTTTATTCAAAAAGAACTAAAAGCAATGTTTGAATATAGACATAGAATTACAAAAAAATTATTAGAAAAGGGAAATAAATGAGAAAGAACATTCTAAAAATTATCTTATTATTAGCACCATTACTTTTTTTTCTTGGATGTAGTACGAAATATAACCACCTACCAACAAGTAAAAGTGTAGATATAGATGCTTATAAGGGTACATGGTATGAAATAGCAAGATTTGAACATTTTTTTGAAAAGGAGTGTAAAAATGTTACTGCAACTTATACTCTTAAAAATGATGGGAAAATTGGAGTAGTCAACAAATGTACAAATATTCAAAACAATGAGAAAAAAGAAGCTACAGCGATTGCATATGCAATTGACAATACAAATTCAAAATTAAAAGTGAGTTTTTTTAGACCTTTTTATGGAGATTATTGGATTATTGATGTAGATAAAAATTATAAAGTAGCTTTAGTAGGAAGTCCTTCAAGAGAGTATTTATGGATTCTAAGTAGAGATAAGAAAATCGATGCTAAGATAAAAGAAGACCTTATATTAAAAGCATCAAAACTTGGCTTTGATACTAAAAAATTTATTTGGACTATTCAAGAATAAGATTTGAAATCTTATTCTATGTTTAGGCACTCAAAACCCTTTTTATGAGCGATTGGACCTTTTCCTTTTCCAAGATTGGGTGCATTTTTTATTGCTTGATAAATAAACTTATTTGATATATCTATTGATTCATCTAAGTTTTTTCCAAGTGCTAAGTTTGCAGCAATTGCACTAGAAAAACTACAACCTGTACCATGCGTATTTTCTGATTTTATATAAGGTGTTTCATATTTTCTAATTTTTCCATCAAAATATAAAGTATCAATACTTTTATCATTTTCATAATGATTTTTTACAATAGTAGCACACTTAAGTTTTCTAATTTCTTCAATAACTTCAATATTATTATCCTCATAATCAAATAATGCTTTTGCTTCAAACTGATTAGGAGTTAGTATTGTTACGTAATCAAAAAGCAACTTCATATTTAAAATAGCATCATCACTTAATAACATAGATCCAGCCTTAGAAATAAATACAGGATCTAATACAATAGGAATATCTAAATCTTTTATAAATTCTCTAACTGTATTAATTATTTCTTTTGAAAAAAGCATTCCTATTTTAATAGCACTCACTTCAAAATCAGCAAAAACCATTTCTAACTGTTCTTTTACAAATGAAGGTTCAACTGTACTTATACTCTTTACACCTGTTGTATTTTGTGCTGTTAAAACTGTTAATACAGTACATCCAAAAACACCAAAAGCCTCAAATGTTTTTAAATCAGCTTGTATTCCAGCCCCTCCACTACAATCACTACCTGCAATACTTAATACTACTTTCATTTAATACCTTTTATTCTTTTTTATTCTAATTAATTTTATTCAATTACATTATTTTACATAATATAATATCTTTATGCTAAAATCTCATAATTAAATAAGTAAAATGGAATTAAAATGGAATTAAAATGCAAAAATACAATTTTTTAGATGATTATAGTGAAGGCTGTCATCCCAATATTTTAAATAAGTTAATAGAAACAAATCTTATTCAACAAAACGCTTATGGCTTTGATGAATATAGTAATAAAGCAAAACAGTTAATTAAAAATAAATTATCAAATAAAGAATCAGAGATTTTCTTTGTAACAGGAGGAACACAAGCAAATCTAATTATTATCTCATCAATTTTACGCTCACATGAAGCTATCATATCAATTGATATTGGACATATTTTAGGAAGAGAAGCAGGTGCAATAGAAGCTACAGGACATAAAATAATATCTGTTCCATCATTAAATGGAAAACTAGATATCAATAAAATTCAAGTTGCTTTAGATAATCATAATATTATTCCACATATGGTTAAACCAAAATTAGTTTATATTTCAAATGCAAGCGAAATTGGTACTATCTATACAAAAAAAGAACTTCAAGAGATATCTAACTTTTGTAAAAGAAAAAATTTATATCTTTTCATAGATGGGGCAAGATTAGCTGCAGCACTTACTTCAACATATAATGATTTAACATTAAATGATTTATCAAAGCTTAGTGACATATTTACATTAGGTGCTACAAAAAATGGTGCTTTATTTGGAGAAGCAATTATTATTAATAATTCTACTCTTGCAGAAGACTTTAACATAAATATAAAACAAAAAGGAGCCTTATTAGCAAAAGGACGAACTATTGGTATTCAATTCTTAGAGCTTTTTAGAGATGATTTATATTTTAAATTAGCAAAAAGAGCAAATAACTTAGCTTTAATAATTTCCAATGAGTTTGTAAAAAAAGGATATAAATTATTAGATACTACACAAACAAATCAGATTTTTTTAATTTTACCAAATATTTTGATTGAACAATTAGAAAAAAAATTCTCTTTTTATATATGGAAGAAATATGATGAAAAGCATTCAATTATTAGAATAGTAACTTCTTGGATAAGTAATGAAGATAAAATTCAAGAATTAATAAATTCTATTTAAGTATTTACTATTTGTATAGGTGAGAAATTTTCACCTATACAAAAAAGATTATTGCTTATTCATATTATATTGTAAATAAACAACTTTAGTTTGTAAGAACTCTTCTAAACCATGTTTTCCATCAGCTCCACCAATACCAGATTTTCTCCATCCAGCATGGAAACCTTGCATTGCTTCAAAGTTTTCTCTATTTATATATGTTTCACCAAATTTGATTTCTTTACAAGCTCTCATTGCTATATCAATATTTTGTGTATAAATAGATGAAGTAAGTCCAAATTCACAATCATTAGCAAGAGCAATTGCTTCATCAAGTGTATCAAAAGTCATAATAGGAAGAACAGGTCCAAATATTTCTTCTTGAATAATTGCCATATCTTGTTTTACATCAACTAAAATACTTGGCTCATAATAAAAACCATCTTCTCTGTTTACTCTTTTACCACCTGTTGTTATTCTTGCTCCTGCTTCTACAGCACTGTCTACTAATCTTTGTACATTATGAATAGCAGCTTCATTAATAAGAGGACCCATATCAACTTCTTCTAATGGATTTCCACAAGTAATTACTTTCATAGCATTAGTAATTTTTTCAATAAACTCATCTGCGATGCTAGAATGAACATAAACTCTTTCAGCACAATTACAAACTTGACCATTATTAATAACACGTGAATTTTTAATTGCTTCAACAGCTAAATCAATATCAGCATCACCCATTACAATAGCAGGTGCTT
It encodes the following:
- a CDS encoding TIGR01777 family oxidoreductase; this encodes MKTIAITGSTGFVGTNLRRVFESKGFKVYGIKRDELNNSEKLISIIEEANILINLAGANIIHRWTPKYKKLLESSRLDTTNALIEAISQAENKPEVFISTSAVGIYKNKACYDEESFEYENNFLANLCKSWENIALKAEKLGVRTAIFRFGIVLGEGGALAKMLLPFKLGLGGIIGDGKQYFSFIHIDDLINAYEYVYENKHCRGIYNLTAPTPTNNCDFTKTLGKALNRPTIIPVPEFVFNLIFSQGGEVLTHGQCAKPKRLLDQGFEFKYENITEALNNLIKKK
- a CDS encoding SRPBCC family protein, which translates into the protein MKTFEKVILINCDIQELFDFHINMKNLEAITPLNVKLKLLNKDFTPHLGGVIKIQTIKNFIPTNWEVKIEKLESPNLLVDLALKSPFRFWEHSHIFTKKGSHCELKDVVKYKLPFGKFGELFDFFIQKELKAMFEYRHRITKKLLEKGNK
- a CDS encoding lipocalin family protein, which encodes MRKNILKIILLLAPLLFFLGCSTKYNHLPTSKSVDIDAYKGTWYEIARFEHFFEKECKNVTATYTLKNDGKIGVVNKCTNIQNNEKKEATAIAYAIDNTNSKLKVSFFRPFYGDYWIIDVDKNYKVALVGSPSREYLWILSRDKKIDAKIKEDLILKASKLGFDTKKFIWTIQE
- the thiD gene encoding bifunctional hydroxymethylpyrimidine kinase/phosphomethylpyrimidine kinase; translation: MKVVLSIAGSDCSGGAGIQADLKTFEAFGVFGCTVLTVLTAQNTTGVKSISTVEPSFVKEQLEMVFADFEVSAIKIGMLFSKEIINTVREFIKDLDIPIVLDPVFISKAGSMLLSDDAILNMKLLFDYVTILTPNQFEAKALFDYEDNNIEVIEEIRKLKCATIVKNHYENDKSIDTLYFDGKIRKYETPYIKSENTHGTGCSFSSAIAANLALGKNLDESIDISNKFIYQAIKNAPNLGKGKGPIAHKKGFECLNIE
- a CDS encoding threonine aldolase family protein; translated protein: MQKYNFLDDYSEGCHPNILNKLIETNLIQQNAYGFDEYSNKAKQLIKNKLSNKESEIFFVTGGTQANLIIISSILRSHEAIISIDIGHILGREAGAIEATGHKIISVPSLNGKLDINKIQVALDNHNIIPHMVKPKLVYISNASEIGTIYTKKELQEISNFCKRKNLYLFIDGARLAAALTSTYNDLTLNDLSKLSDIFTLGATKNGALFGEAIIINNSTLAEDFNINIKQKGALLAKGRTIGIQFLELFRDDLYFKLAKRANNLALIISNEFVKKGYKLLDTTQTNQIFLILPNILIEQLEKKFSFYIWKKYDEKHSIIRIVTSWISNEDKIQELINSI